Proteins co-encoded in one uncultured Draconibacterium sp. genomic window:
- the feoB gene encoding ferrous iron transport protein B, which yields MGKKINVALIGNPNTGKTSVFNQLTGLNQKVGNYPGVTVEKKEGSCKLPNGDKAHIVDLPGTYSLNATSPDEQIVTDLLLRKTKADYPDVVLVVADIENLKRNLLLLTQIKDLNIPVILAVNMADVMQRKSISIDIKKMEEKLHTRVVLVSARKGTGIAELKQLIPDYKQLPTLSCVQFSQINPEYFDSLAKTYPEENLYRHWLNLSQISETKRVKSEPEDSARYEFINQAELRRLQQKEVILRYLFINQLLKETYKKDVSSAKDLRSRLDRLLTHRVLGYVIFFLIMMLVFQSIYSWSSYPMDLIDSLFSQLSGWLKESLPEGSLTNLLAEGIVPGIGGIVIFVPQIAFLFFFISILEESGYLSRVVFLMDKIMRKFGLNGKSVVPLISGTACAIPAIMATRNIDDWKERLITILITPFTTCSARLPVYLIIIALVIPDQSFMGLNLQGLTLMALYLLGFLTAFFSGYLLNKILKRKSRTFFVTEMPAYKVPLLKNVGLTVWEKTKSFVVGAGKIILAISIVLWFLAAHGPGEKFRNAEENVKANYQNQMVNEDELSTAVASYKLRHSYIGIIGHAVEPVIRPLGYDWKIGIALVSSFAAREVFVGTLATVYSVGSENEETIKNRMTNEIDPVTGERIFNFPTGISLLLFYAFAMQCMSTLAIVKRETNSWKWPLAQLVFMSVFAYIVAMGAYQLLK from the coding sequence ATGGGTAAAAAAATAAATGTTGCGTTAATAGGAAATCCGAACACAGGGAAGACCTCAGTCTTTAACCAGCTTACCGGGCTAAATCAAAAAGTAGGGAACTACCCCGGTGTAACGGTGGAAAAAAAAGAAGGAAGCTGTAAATTGCCCAATGGAGATAAAGCACACATTGTAGATTTGCCTGGCACATACAGCCTTAATGCAACTTCGCCCGATGAGCAAATTGTAACCGATCTACTTCTTCGTAAAACAAAAGCTGATTATCCCGATGTGGTGTTGGTGGTTGCTGATATAGAAAATCTGAAAAGAAATCTTTTATTGTTAACCCAGATAAAAGATTTGAATATTCCTGTAATTCTGGCTGTAAATATGGCCGATGTTATGCAGCGCAAAAGCATTTCCATCGATATTAAAAAGATGGAAGAAAAACTTCACACACGGGTGGTGTTGGTCAGCGCACGAAAAGGCACAGGAATAGCCGAATTAAAACAACTTATACCGGATTACAAGCAGTTGCCAACATTATCTTGTGTGCAGTTTTCGCAAATTAATCCCGAATATTTTGATTCGCTTGCCAAAACTTATCCCGAAGAAAACCTCTACCGGCATTGGCTTAATTTGAGTCAAATATCAGAAACCAAGCGTGTAAAAAGTGAGCCGGAAGATTCTGCAAGATATGAATTTATAAATCAGGCAGAACTCAGAAGATTGCAGCAAAAAGAGGTGATTTTACGTTATTTATTTATCAATCAGTTGTTAAAAGAAACGTATAAAAAGGATGTGTCTTCTGCCAAAGATTTACGGAGCCGACTTGACAGACTTTTAACTCACCGTGTTTTGGGATATGTTATTTTCTTTCTGATAATGATGTTGGTTTTTCAGTCGATTTATAGTTGGAGTAGCTACCCAATGGATTTAATCGACAGTTTGTTTTCGCAACTCTCAGGGTGGTTAAAAGAATCCTTACCGGAAGGTTCCTTAACAAATTTGCTGGCTGAAGGGATTGTGCCGGGAATTGGAGGCATCGTAATTTTTGTTCCGCAAATTGCATTTCTGTTTTTCTTTATTTCGATTTTAGAAGAAAGTGGCTACCTGAGTCGTGTTGTTTTTCTGATGGATAAAATAATGCGCAAATTTGGGTTAAACGGAAAAAGTGTAGTTCCACTAATTTCGGGTACTGCGTGTGCTATCCCGGCAATAATGGCTACCCGAAATATCGACGACTGGAAAGAACGACTAATAACCATTTTAATAACACCTTTTACTACATGTTCTGCCCGTCTCCCTGTTTATTTAATTATCATTGCTCTTGTTATACCCGATCAATCTTTTATGGGATTGAATCTGCAAGGACTCACGTTAATGGCATTGTATCTTCTTGGTTTTTTAACCGCTTTTTTTTCGGGTTATCTTTTAAATAAAATATTGAAAAGGAAGAGTCGTACATTTTTTGTTACAGAAATGCCCGCCTATAAAGTTCCCTTATTGAAAAATGTGGGACTCACTGTTTGGGAGAAAACCAAAAGCTTTGTTGTGGGAGCAGGAAAAATTATTCTGGCTATTTCTATTGTTTTATGGTTTTTGGCGGCACACGGACCGGGAGAAAAGTTTCGAAATGCAGAAGAAAATGTTAAAGCCAACTATCAAAACCAAATGGTAAACGAAGATGAATTATCAACTGCTGTGGCTTCCTACAAACTTCGGCATTCATATATCGGAATTATTGGACATGCGGTTGAGCCCGTTATCCGCCCGTTGGGTTACGACTGGAAAATTGGAATTGCACTGGTAAGTTCTTTTGCCGCCCGCGAAGTTTTTGTAGGAACGCTGGCTACGGTTTACAGCGTAGGAAGCGAAAATGAAGAAACAATAAAGAACAGAATGACCAACGAAATTGACCCTGTTACCGGAGAACGGATTTTTAATTTTCCCACAGGAATTTCGTTATTGCTGTTTTACGCTTTTGCTATGCAATGCATGAGTACACTGGCCATTGTAAAACGTGAAACCAACAGTTGGAAATGGCCTTTGGCACAACTCGTATTTATGAGTGTATTTGCTTACATTGTAGCGATGGGGGCATACCAGTTACTAAAATAG
- a CDS encoding FeoA family protein produces the protein MKYTIANLKRGEKGIIENFSIDVIPVKFQEMGCLPGNEVQLVQFSPFKDLVYLTVNDSHFAIRTETARLIEIRKVI, from the coding sequence ATGAAATATACAATAGCAAATCTTAAACGCGGAGAAAAAGGCATAATTGAAAATTTTTCAATCGATGTTATTCCGGTAAAATTTCAGGAAATGGGATGCTTGCCTGGGAACGAAGTTCAATTGGTACAGTTTTCACCTTTTAAAGATTTGGTTTATTTAACGGTAAACGATAGTCATTTTGCCATTCGTACTGAAACGGCCCGGTTGATTGAAATCAGAAAAGTAATATAA
- the metE gene encoding 5-methyltetrahydropteroyltriglutamate--homocysteine S-methyltransferase: MLTQNLGFPRIGAQRELKRACEKYWKGISTLEELQETGRQERLKNWKFQQDSGIDIIPSNDFSFYDQVADHIFMFGAIPARFNKLSSKLKNNDLYFAMCRGYQNDEFDVTPLEMTKWFDTNYHYLVPEFEKNQQFKLSSNKVIDEFNEALEAGIKTKPVLIGPFSFLKLGKEKSTDFNRLDLIHALLPVYIELIGRMENAGIDCIQLDEPCLAGDLTHPEQQLYRAVLTELFGSFPSIKFVLTSYFDGIEKQIEWVKCLPLEVLHLDLVRAPEQLDLFLGKIPKFLTLSLGLVDGRNIWANNLQESVEIIRKTAEKIGTDRIILAPSCSLLHVPYNLENENDENTLPLFVKEKMAFAFQKINELVLLKELASENPSEHAQQKLKHNTQVFENWAKNPSISNSKVREQVSEVQNKWSEIDRKSCFNERIRKQQKKLKLPAFPTTMIGSLPQTTEVRKMRRNFINGDVSKKEYDAFIENAMKDAIRRQEEIGIDVLVHGEFERNDMVEFFSEQLEGFARTQNGWVQSYGSRGVKPPIIFGDVFRKTPMTVEISKLAQSFTEKPMKGMLTGPVTILQWSFVRNDQPRKDTTIQLGLAIRDEVLDLEKAGLPIIQIDEPAVREGLPIKKENQKDYLNWAVKCFKLCSWGVKDETQIHTHMCYAEFNDIIQPIVDMDADVISIETSRSQMELLDVFSKIQYLNQIGPGVYDIHSPRIPDVNEMTDLLFAASKYLPAQNIWVNPDCGLKTRNWEETKKSIKNMIHAAIRMREAITPQ, translated from the coding sequence ATGCTTACACAAAATTTAGGTTTCCCCCGCATTGGCGCACAACGCGAATTAAAGCGGGCTTGCGAGAAATACTGGAAAGGTATTTCAACTCTGGAAGAATTACAGGAAACAGGGCGGCAGGAACGCCTTAAAAACTGGAAATTTCAACAAGATTCAGGAATTGACATTATACCATCAAACGACTTCTCGTTTTATGACCAGGTGGCCGACCATATTTTCATGTTTGGTGCAATTCCTGCACGTTTTAACAAGCTATCCTCAAAACTAAAAAACAATGATCTGTACTTTGCCATGTGCCGTGGATATCAAAACGATGAGTTTGATGTTACCCCGCTTGAAATGACAAAGTGGTTCGACACCAACTACCACTACCTGGTGCCGGAATTTGAAAAAAATCAGCAGTTTAAACTTAGCAGTAATAAAGTAATTGATGAGTTTAATGAAGCACTGGAAGCCGGAATTAAAACAAAGCCGGTTTTGATCGGGCCGTTTTCTTTCCTGAAACTTGGTAAAGAAAAATCGACCGACTTTAATCGTTTGGATTTAATCCACGCACTTCTTCCGGTTTATATCGAACTTATTGGCCGGATGGAAAACGCAGGTATCGATTGCATTCAGCTTGATGAGCCGTGCCTGGCAGGAGATTTAACGCATCCCGAACAGCAACTTTACCGCGCCGTATTAACTGAATTATTTGGATCTTTTCCCTCGATAAAATTTGTACTTACCAGCTATTTTGATGGGATAGAAAAACAAATTGAATGGGTAAAATGCCTGCCGCTGGAAGTTTTGCATCTTGATTTGGTACGTGCACCTGAACAGTTGGATTTGTTCCTCGGAAAAATACCAAAATTTTTAACCTTGTCGCTAGGATTAGTTGATGGTAGAAACATTTGGGCCAATAACTTGCAAGAGTCGGTGGAGATAATACGAAAAACTGCTGAAAAAATTGGCACCGACCGGATTATTCTGGCTCCTTCGTGTTCGTTGTTGCACGTTCCGTATAACCTTGAAAACGAAAATGACGAAAACACACTTCCTCTTTTTGTAAAAGAGAAAATGGCTTTTGCTTTTCAAAAAATAAACGAGCTTGTTTTGCTAAAAGAACTGGCATCAGAAAATCCTTCAGAACACGCTCAACAGAAACTAAAACACAACACCCAGGTATTTGAAAACTGGGCTAAAAATCCATCAATTAGCAATTCAAAAGTCAGAGAACAGGTTTCCGAAGTTCAGAATAAATGGAGTGAGATAGACCGAAAATCCTGCTTTAATGAGAGAATTCGCAAACAACAGAAGAAACTCAAACTGCCTGCTTTCCCAACTACAATGATAGGCTCGTTGCCGCAAACTACCGAAGTTCGAAAAATGCGCCGAAACTTTATAAACGGAGACGTTTCGAAAAAAGAATACGATGCATTTATTGAAAATGCTATGAAAGATGCCATCAGGAGGCAGGAAGAAATTGGAATAGATGTGCTGGTACACGGAGAATTTGAGCGAAACGACATGGTTGAATTCTTTAGTGAGCAACTGGAAGGTTTTGCCCGCACACAAAACGGCTGGGTACAGAGTTACGGTTCGCGGGGAGTAAAACCACCCATCATTTTCGGCGATGTTTTTCGCAAAACACCAATGACTGTCGAGATCTCGAAGTTGGCACAATCGTTTACCGAAAAACCAATGAAAGGAATGCTTACCGGTCCGGTTACTATTCTTCAGTGGTCGTTTGTACGAAACGATCAACCACGAAAAGATACCACTATACAACTTGGTCTGGCCATTCGCGACGAAGTACTTGATCTGGAAAAAGCAGGACTCCCAATCATCCAAATTGATGAACCAGCTGTACGCGAAGGACTTCCAATAAAAAAGGAAAACCAGAAAGACTATTTAAACTGGGCTGTAAAATGCTTTAAACTTTGCAGCTGGGGGGTAAAAGACGAAACACAAATTCACACCCACATGTGTTATGCCGAGTTTAACGATATCATTCAACCCATTGTTGATATGGATGCCGATGTGATTAGCATTGAAACATCGCGCTCGCAGATGGAACTGCTCGATGTGTTTTCTAAAATTCAGTATCTCAATCAAATTGGTCCGGGAGTTTACGATATCCATTCTCCCCGTATTCCGGATGTGAATGAAATGACAGACCTTTTATTTGCAGCCTCGAAATATTTACCGGCACAAAACATATGGGTAAATCCTGATTGCGGATTAAAAACCAGAAACTGGGAAGAAACAAAAAAATCAATCAAAAATATGATTCATGCAGCAATTCGAATGAGGGAAGCGATTACCCCTCAGTAG